The Streptomyces pratensis genomic interval GCATCACGTAGGTGGAACGGGCGGCGTCCCAGACGACAGCCGTGACCGACAGGACGAGGTTGCTCAGGGTGCCGTAGGTGTGCCCCGGGCGCGCGGTCTCCCCCGTCGCGGGCACGCTCGTGCCGTGGGCGTCGATGGCCAGTGTGCCGCCGAGCGTCAGCTCCCCCGGTGCGGGGGTGTTGGTGACCCCCAGTCCGTGGCCTGCAAGGTATTCCGTCAGCGCCTCCAGGGTCACACCGGTCTGGGCTCGGACGGCCCCGGGCGCGCCGGCGGGTGGCGTCACGAGTTCCATCCTGGTCAGATGCCTGGTGGTGTCCAGGAGCAGCACCCGCTGGTCCGACTCGGTGGGCCCGGTGATGGTGAGAGGCGACCAGTTGTGTGCCTTGCCGCGCGCACGCAGTCTCCAGCCGTTGCCGTGTGCCCAGTTCGCGAGATCGGCGAGGTCCTGACCGGTACGGGGGGCGCAGGCCCACAGCCCGTGGTGGGTGATCTCGCCGGCCCAGTTGATGTACGGGGTGCGGTACGCCTCCAGCCCTGCGGGCAGTTCGGGAGGCAGCGACGGGGCGGCGGCCGGCGCCGCTGCTGCGGACGGGTGCGCGCCTGAGGACAGGACGCCGCCGGGAACACCGAGGGCTCCGCCCACGACGGCCGCGGCGCGCAGAACCCCACGCCGCGAAGGAGGGACAGGACGGGATGTGGAGCCGGCAGAATCTGGCATGGGCACGAAGGTAAGCGGCACGCACCTCCCGGCCGGTGCGTTCCCTCAAAAGCCTGCGTGAGCCGGCCCTACGGGTGTAAGGGAAGAGGCGTTCGGCGGCCGGCGCTCCAGCGCGTCGCCGCAGAGGAGCGCCCCGATCCGGTCTTCAGCACGGTCACCGCGCCGGAGCTGTACGGGATCGACGCGAAGGTGTGCACGCGGCACCGAGCCCCCACCGCGCTGTGGCGGCCGTGTCGACGAAGAGTCTCCGCCCGCGTCACCCCACCGCTCGGCCGCACCGGGACCGCGCCGATCACCTCCTGCACGGGACCGGCCGCCCCGGCACCGTACCGACGGGGCGGGGTCGCGGCCGGGTGCGTGGTCGTCGGTCCCGCGTCCGGTCAGCCCGGGCGCCGCATGCCGTCGATGATGCGGGTCCAGTTGTCACCGCCGTGTCCGTCCTCGACCGCACGACGGTAGTGGCCCTGCACGGCCAGCGGGAGCGCGAGGTCGAGGCCGAGTGACGTACTGGTGTCGACGATGTGGTCGGATGTCGCACCCATCATGGTGACCGTGCTGAGCTCGCCGGGGTGCTCTCCGGCGTCCAGAGCGGCGCCCGGGTTCTCCTCTCCGGCCCTCATCATCTCGCCGATCGAGTCGGCGGTGGAGAACAGTTCCGGCAGCGCTTCCTGAGCCTTCATGCCTGCGGTGCCCAGCATCGCCGTGGCGTGCATCAGCCCGGAGAGGGCGGAGAGGAACACCGTGAGGTGGGCCTGGTACATCAGTTGGGCGAGGCCTGGATCCTCGCCCAGGTACCTTGGCGTGCCGAGCAGTGCCAGAACCTCCAGGTGGCTCCCCAGGGTCTTCTCGGGGCCGCTGTAGTAGACGTAGGCCGCCTCGGTGCCGACCATCGGCGCGGGCGTCATGACACCGCCGCTGAGGAAGGTCGCGTCGTGGCCGGCCGCCCATGCCGCGGCCTCGCGTGTGCGGTCGGGGGTGTCCGAGCTCAGATTGACCAGCGTGCGCCCGGCGAGCAGTTCGGTGGCGTTGCCGAGGACGTCGTACATCGCCTGGTAGTCGGTGAGACTGAGAATCACGAGATCACTCGCTTCGACCGCCTCGGCAGGGGTCGCCGCGAGCGTCGCCCCGTCGGTCACGACACCGTCGGCCCGACGAGCGGTGCGGTTCCAGACGGTGACCGGGTGTCCGGCGGAGAGAAGCGTACGCGTCATCGCCTGTCCCATCGGACCGAGTCCGATCACGGTGACAGAGCGGTCGTTCCTGGAGTTGGGGTTGTTCCGTCGTTCGTTCACCCTTCCATGGTCGAAGAGCGCCGCTATTCTCGGAAGTACCCACTATCTTCTTCGGTACTTACCTTTTCGTAAGGGGAATCTGCGATGGCCAAGGCGCCGAGGTGCGGGCCTTACATCTGTGGCATCGACGCCGCGCTCGACGTACTGAGCGGCAAGTGGAAGGGATTGATCCTCTGGGAACTCGAGTCCCATGGCGTACGTCGCTTCGCTGAGCTCCGCCGCGGTCTGCCGGGAGTGAGCGAGAAGATGCTGACCCAGCACCTGCGGGAGATGGAGCAGGACGGTCTCGTCATCCGGGAGGTCTATGCCCAGGTACCGCCGCGGGTGGAGTACTCGCTGACCGAGCACGGGCACACACTCAACCGAGCGCTCGGACCGCTCGGCACCTGGGGGGACGAGCGGATGCGTCGCGAGGGCTCGGCCCTGATCGACCTCACCGAGACCCCGCACGGCTGAGGACCGTCCCGCTGTCACTCCCGGTGCGGCCTGGCGTGGGGGCTGCGCCGACTACCCGCGGGCGCGGCCGACCGACACGCAGGACGGACCCCGGGCCGCGGGCCGGTCGCACCTGGCCTCCGGTTTCAGAGGCAGGCCCGGCGTGCCCCGCGGACATCGCAGGGTCCGGAGTCCACGCGCCGCCGCCTATCCCAGGAGAGCGGCGACGGTGATCAGAACCGGAATCGAGAGGATGGTGGACAACAGGATCGACTCCCGGGCGAGTTGTTCGGCGACACGGTACTGGGAAGCGTAGGTGAAGAGGTTCTGGGCGGCGGGCAGCGCCGACGTCACGACGACGTCGAGGAGAGCCGCGCCGTGCAGGTGGAAGACACCCGCTCCCACACCCCAGGCGATGAGGGGCTGGACAGTCGTCTTGAGCGCGGCGGACAGCACGATGGCGGGCCGGTTGTCCCCGCGGGCGGGTATGCCGCTGCCTCGCAGGGAGATCCCGAAGGCCAGCAGGACCGCCGGGACGGACATGTTGCCGATGAGGGTGAGAGGTTCGAACACCGGAGACGGGACGGTCCATCCGGTGGCGGCCACGGTCACGCCGGACAGTGAGCCGACTGCCATCGGGTTGCGCAGCGGAGTGGTCAGGCGCTGCAGGAGAGGGCGGGGTTTGCCGGGTCTGCTGAGGTCCAGGATCGTCAGGGCCAGGGGGGTGACCACGATCTGCTGGAAGAGCAGGACGGGGGCGACGAGCGAGGCGTCTCCCAGTACGTACACGGCGATCGGGATCCCGAGATTGCCGGCGTTGACGTAGCTGGAACACAGGGCGCCGATGGTGAGCTGTCCGGTGCCCCAGCCCCGGAGGAGTCCCACGGTGACGAAGATGGCGGCTGCGGCGGCCGTTGCGGCGGCGGTGACGAGGAGCCGCTGGGAGAAGACGACCGAGAGGTCCGCGCCCGCCAAGGTGGTGAAGAGCAGTGCGGGGGTCGCCACGTTGAAGGCGAGCCTGGTCAGGACCGTCCGGCCGTCGTCCCCGAGATGTCCCCGGCGTCCGAGGACGTATCCGACGCCGATGACGACGGCGATCACCGCGAACCCGGTCAGAACTCCCTGCATGAATTTCCTTGCTGATGAATCGTGTGCGGCCGGTCGGTGCGGATGGCCGTCCCGTGCCGGCGGCCCGGACCGTCGATGCCGTATGCGGCGGCGTCGCCCGGTCACGGGAGACCCGGAAGGCTCGCACCTCCGCCCGCTCCGGAAGCGGGCCGGCGGTGGCACCGGCGCGGTTCGACCGGGAGTCGCAGGGGTTGCAGGCGGGGCGGATCCGCCCTGCGCCACTGCCCCCGCTTCTTCCCGAAAGCACGCTCGACAGCGTGTTGACCAGGGCTTAGCTTACGGTCACCGTGGACTGGTGAGTCCGTCGCCCCGCCCGTCGTCGTGGGCTGCGGGCCCGGCCCGGGCTGCCCGGGCCGGCGCCGCCACCGGAGGTGACGTCGGCAGGAAGCCCGGTGGGCCCGATCGGCTCGGCACAGGGCCGTGGAGGCGAGGGCCTTTCGTCGCGATCGGGCCGGATCAGGGAGCGGGGTCCTGTGGCGGGGACACCTCCCACGCCGTTCAGGCCGCGAGCGGTGCGCCAGGACGGACGTCCGGGCCACCCTGACCTTCGCTCATGCGGGGCTTCCGGGGGTGACCACGTCTTCACCGCCCGGTCATCCGGTGCCGTAGAGCGTCGTGAGCAGTTCGATCGCGGCGTGCACCGAGGGAGGCGGCCCGTCCCGCCACCAGACGAGTCTCACCGCGATCGGTTCGGCATCGCGCACCGGCCGGTAGACGATGCCGGGGCGCGGATACTGGTGGGCTGTCGACTCGGCCGTCATACCCACGCAGCGGCCCGTGGAGATGGCGGTCAGCCAGTCGTCGACGTCGTGCGTGTCCTTGATCGCGGGCCGGGAGCCCGGCGGCCACAGATCCGTGGTGGTGGTGCCCGTCCTCCGGTCGACGAGCAGCGTGCGCCCGCCGATGTCGGCGAGCGTCACGGAGCGGCGCCGGGCCAGGGGATCGTCGGACGCCATGGCGCACAGACGCCGTTCCAGCCCCACGACGGCGGAATCGAAGCGGCGGTCGTCCAGCGGCCGGCGTATCACCGCGAGTTCGCAGGCGCCCTCCGCAAGCCCGGCGGAGGGCGAGTTGACGCGGACCAGTTGCAGCTCCGTCCTGGGGTGCGACTCGGCCCAACTGCGCTGAAACGCCAGTGTGTGCCGGCCGACGGCCGACCAGGCGTAGCCGATACGCAGGTGGACGTGGCCCGAGGTGGCGTCCCGGACCAGGTCGTCCACATCGACGAGCACCCGCCGAGCATGTGCCACTACGCGCACCCCCGCCCCTGTGGGACTCACCTCACGGGAGGTTCGCCGCAACAGGCGTACCCCGAGGGACCGTTCGAGCGAGGCGAGCGTGCGCGACACGGCCGCCTGGGACACACCGAGCGCGATGGCCGCGTCGGTGAAGCTGCCCTCGTCCACGATCGCGACGAGACAGCGCAGCTGCCGGAGATCCACATCCATGACTCAAGCGTATAGACGGGACGGCAGATGCATTATGCGCAAGAGACTCGACGCCGCAGCATCGGGGAATGCCAGCAGTCACCACTCCCCCGACCACCACCGGTGCCGCCGCCCCGAAGCCAGGCTCCGAACGGCTGGCCGGTGTGATCACCATGCTCGGCAGCGGTCTCTCCAACCAGACCGGTGCCGCGATCGGCTCCCTGGCCTTCCCGGTCCTCGGGCCGGTGGGTGTCGTCGC includes:
- a CDS encoding NAD(P)-dependent oxidoreductase, coding for MNERRNNPNSRNDRSVTVIGLGPMGQAMTRTLLSAGHPVTVWNRTARRADGVVTDGATLAATPAEAVEASDLVILSLTDYQAMYDVLGNATELLAGRTLVNLSSDTPDRTREAAAWAAGHDATFLSGGVMTPAPMVGTEAAYVYYSGPEKTLGSHLEVLALLGTPRYLGEDPGLAQLMYQAHLTVFLSALSGLMHATAMLGTAGMKAQEALPELFSTADSIGEMMRAGEENPGAALDAGEHPGELSTVTMMGATSDHIVDTSTSLGLDLALPLAVQGHYRRAVEDGHGGDNWTRIIDGMRRPG
- a CDS encoding winged helix-turn-helix transcriptional regulator, producing MAKAPRCGPYICGIDAALDVLSGKWKGLILWELESHGVRRFAELRRGLPGVSEKMLTQHLREMEQDGLVIREVYAQVPPRVEYSLTEHGHTLNRALGPLGTWGDERMRREGSALIDLTETPHG
- a CDS encoding AEC family transporter gives rise to the protein MQGVLTGFAVIAVVIGVGYVLGRRGHLGDDGRTVLTRLAFNVATPALLFTTLAGADLSVVFSQRLLVTAAATAAAAAIFVTVGLLRGWGTGQLTIGALCSSYVNAGNLGIPIAVYVLGDASLVAPVLLFQQIVVTPLALTILDLSRPGKPRPLLQRLTTPLRNPMAVGSLSGVTVAATGWTVPSPVFEPLTLIGNMSVPAVLLAFGISLRGSGIPARGDNRPAIVLSAALKTTVQPLIAWGVGAGVFHLHGAALLDVVVTSALPAAQNLFTYASQYRVAEQLARESILLSTILSIPVLITVAALLG
- a CDS encoding LysR family transcriptional regulator: MDVDLRQLRCLVAIVDEGSFTDAAIALGVSQAAVSRTLASLERSLGVRLLRRTSREVSPTGAGVRVVAHARRVLVDVDDLVRDATSGHVHLRIGYAWSAVGRHTLAFQRSWAESHPRTELQLVRVNSPSAGLAEGACELAVIRRPLDDRRFDSAVVGLERRLCAMASDDPLARRRSVTLADIGGRTLLVDRRTGTTTTDLWPPGSRPAIKDTHDVDDWLTAISTGRCVGMTAESTAHQYPRPGIVYRPVRDAEPIAVRLVWWRDGPPPSVHAAIELLTTLYGTG